Proteins found in one Sporosarcina sp. FSL K6-3457 genomic segment:
- a CDS encoding HK97 family phage prohead protease, whose translation MSKSREEKDKKEIRAIPIKLEIRSSGEDGKERTISGAIKYNTDSAEMRDYWGDKIVEQISDGAFTDSLKVRNVVGLWSHDTSKILGNTKSGTLRVYNESDELRFDLDIPATSDGNDAWTLIQRGDVDGLSFGMSNIKDKWSSENRADGKVYKRTILSADLFEISPVAFPAYPSNEVSARSLEDFKDSEKRAAQKVEDEIIKRKLELELELI comes from the coding sequence TTGAGTAAGTCGAGAGAGGAAAAAGACAAGAAAGAAATTCGCGCTATCCCCATTAAACTTGAAATACGGTCATCTGGCGAAGATGGGAAAGAGCGCACTATTTCTGGAGCAATCAAGTACAACACTGATTCTGCTGAAATGCGCGATTATTGGGGCGACAAAATCGTTGAACAAATTTCTGACGGTGCATTTACTGACAGTTTGAAAGTACGAAATGTGGTAGGTTTGTGGTCTCACGATACGTCTAAAATACTGGGCAACACGAAAAGTGGCACGTTGCGAGTGTATAACGAAAGCGATGAGCTGCGCTTTGATTTGGATATCCCTGCTACTTCAGATGGGAATGATGCATGGACCCTCATTCAACGAGGAGATGTGGACGGGCTATCGTTCGGCATGAGTAATATTAAGGACAAGTGGTCGTCAGAGAATCGTGCAGATGGCAAGGTGTATAAACGGACAATTCTTAGTGCTGACTTATTTGAAATTAGTCCTGTTGCTTTTCCTGCTTATCCATCCAACGAGGTTTCAGCCCGATCACTCGAAGATTTTAAGGACAGTGAAAAAAGGGCAGCACAAAAAGTTGAAGATGAAATTATCAAAAGAAAATTAGAACTTGAATTAGAACTCATATAA
- a CDS encoding phage portal protein yields MGAFARWFFGIKEEVAEERSNHVFELNKDDEKLLDFLGISKDSVNVRGKNALKVATIFSCVKILSESVSKLPIKIYQEDDNGIRKSSRHYFSSLLKLRPNLYMSTTSFFSALEAQRNLRGNSYASIEYDKKGKVKALWPIDSEKVTVYIDDVGLLNSSTKMWYIVNVGGKQVKLHPHEVLHFKNTVTLDGLVGIPTIDELKGLLENAKSAEKFINNFYKQGLQVKGIVQYVGDLNEDAKKNFREKFESMSSGLKNSHRIALMPVGYQFVPMSLNMHDAQFLENNEVTIKQLATAFGIKAHQLNDLDRSTHTNIEQQEQEFYNSTLLSILTMYEQEMTYKLFLDSEIDAGFYLKFNVDAILRGDLKTRYEAYRIGVQGGFLKANEARGKEDLPPEEGGDELLVNGNMIPISRAGEAYMKNNARITIDGGEDDD; encoded by the coding sequence ATGGGGGCTTTTGCGCGTTGGTTTTTCGGAATAAAAGAAGAGGTAGCGGAAGAACGTAGCAACCATGTCTTTGAATTAAATAAAGATGATGAAAAGTTACTGGATTTCCTCGGCATCTCCAAGGATAGTGTGAATGTACGTGGAAAGAACGCATTGAAAGTAGCGACTATCTTTTCATGCGTAAAAATACTATCCGAATCTGTATCAAAGTTACCTATCAAGATCTATCAAGAGGATGACAACGGGATTCGGAAATCGAGCAGGCATTATTTTAGTAGCTTGTTAAAGTTGCGACCAAACCTGTACATGTCAACGACATCTTTTTTTAGCGCATTGGAGGCACAGCGGAATTTGCGTGGAAATAGTTATGCTAGCATTGAGTACGACAAAAAAGGCAAAGTAAAAGCGCTTTGGCCAATCGATTCCGAAAAAGTAACTGTCTACATTGATGATGTAGGATTGTTAAATAGCAGCACAAAAATGTGGTATATCGTGAATGTTGGTGGTAAGCAGGTTAAACTTCATCCTCATGAAGTATTGCACTTCAAAAACACGGTAACGCTCGATGGGCTAGTTGGCATTCCTACGATTGACGAATTAAAAGGCTTATTAGAGAATGCAAAATCTGCTGAAAAGTTCATCAATAATTTTTATAAGCAAGGATTGCAGGTTAAAGGTATTGTGCAGTATGTCGGAGATCTCAATGAAGATGCAAAAAAGAATTTTCGTGAAAAATTCGAATCGATGTCCAGCGGATTAAAGAATAGTCATCGAATAGCGCTTATGCCCGTCGGTTATCAATTTGTACCGATGTCACTTAATATGCATGATGCTCAATTTCTTGAAAATAACGAGGTGACAATTAAGCAGCTTGCGACCGCGTTTGGCATTAAGGCACACCAACTGAATGACTTGGATCGTTCCACTCATACGAATATCGAGCAGCAGGAGCAGGAATTCTACAATTCTACGCTTTTATCTATCCTTACTATGTATGAGCAAGAAATGACCTATAAATTGTTCTTGGATAGTGAAATTGATGCTGGCTTTTATCTGAAGTTTAATGTTGATGCTATTTTACGTGGAGATTTGAAAACTCGTTACGAAGCATATCGAATTGGCGTGCAGGGTGGTTTTTTGAAAGCGAATGAAGCCCGTGGGAAAGAAGATTTACCACCAGAAGAGGGCGGCGATGAATTGCTAGTTAACGGCAACATGATTCCAATTAGTCGTGCTGGTGAAGCATATATGAAAAACAATGCACGGATAACGATAGATGGAGGTGAAGATGATGACTAA
- a CDS encoding terminase large subunit, which yields MSLLEKLIEYSESVLDGGTVACEKHKWACRRFLDDLTKQGTEAFPYVFSEMAAERFLDWMRLFKHRKGVLAGQYIDPHIIQQFIFGNIYGWLHVDTGLRRFNKAYWQVARKNAKSQSLGAVGSYESSAFGESSAEVYCAATKKDQAKIVWDEIDQMIRGNENLRDKFNVAYGTITHLKSDSFVKSLSKEDGKKGDGYNPQCGIIDEYHAHETDEMYEIIESGMGARSQPLMMIITTAGFNLNNPCYRVEYKYVSQIVNPHDPITNDQYFVMVNELDKDDDVKDESVWPKANPIICSYENGMNYLRSRIKAALDVPEKMRTYLTKNMNIWVDAKDGGYMNMKKWRLCIADEVDLKSYPVWAGVDLSTTTDLTSVGLVFKIDEKTYAVKQHSFMPEDRLQERMNTDNVPFSLWKDQGHLTTTPGAVVDYSYIEQYLLDLREAGYDIQEVNYDKWNATQFSQNMEKYNFTVVEIPQYINHLTGPTKGLRKAVFGKNLMHFDDPLLNWAMGNAVQKVSEQENIMLDKSKSTERIDPAAAIINAFARAMFGEVEIIDVSEFAEEDFLGMLWD from the coding sequence ATGTCGTTGCTGGAAAAATTAATTGAATATAGTGAGTCTGTATTAGACGGCGGCACTGTTGCTTGTGAAAAACACAAGTGGGCGTGTCGTCGTTTTTTGGATGACTTGACGAAACAAGGTACTGAAGCATTCCCTTACGTATTTTCAGAAATGGCAGCTGAACGTTTCCTTGACTGGATGCGACTTTTCAAGCATCGGAAAGGTGTACTTGCAGGTCAATATATAGACCCCCATATAATTCAGCAGTTTATATTTGGCAATATATACGGGTGGCTTCACGTAGATACAGGATTGCGACGATTTAACAAGGCTTATTGGCAAGTTGCCCGAAAAAATGCTAAATCTCAAAGTTTGGGCGCAGTTGGTAGTTATGAGTCATCTGCATTCGGTGAGTCATCTGCGGAAGTCTATTGTGCGGCAACAAAAAAAGATCAGGCGAAAATTGTGTGGGATGAAATTGATCAGATGATTCGAGGTAACGAAAATCTACGTGATAAGTTCAATGTTGCGTATGGGACAATTACCCATTTGAAAAGCGATTCTTTTGTTAAGTCATTGAGCAAGGAAGACGGAAAAAAAGGTGATGGCTATAATCCACAATGCGGCATCATTGATGAATATCATGCGCATGAAACTGATGAAATGTATGAAATTATAGAATCAGGAATGGGTGCTCGTTCGCAACCTCTTATGATGATTATCACGACTGCGGGATTCAATCTGAATAACCCTTGCTATCGTGTTGAATATAAATATGTTTCTCAAATCGTTAATCCTCACGATCCGATTACAAATGATCAATATTTCGTCATGGTAAATGAATTGGATAAAGACGATGACGTGAAAGATGAATCGGTATGGCCAAAAGCGAATCCGATTATTTGTTCTTACGAAAACGGCATGAATTATTTGCGTAGTCGAATCAAAGCGGCGCTAGATGTGCCGGAAAAAATGAGGACGTATCTTACAAAAAACATGAATATTTGGGTGGACGCGAAAGACGGCGGCTACATGAACATGAAAAAATGGCGGTTGTGCATAGCGGATGAAGTGGATTTGAAGTCGTATCCAGTTTGGGCGGGCGTTGACTTATCCACGACAACCGACTTAACAAGTGTAGGCCTTGTCTTCAAAATTGATGAAAAGACATATGCCGTAAAGCAACACTCATTTATGCCAGAAGATCGTTTGCAAGAACGCATGAATACGGATAACGTCCCTTTCTCTCTGTGGAAGGACCAAGGCCATTTGACTACTACCCCAGGAGCAGTTGTGGATTACAGTTACATCGAACAATATTTGTTAGATTTACGTGAAGCAGGCTATGACATCCAAGAAGTTAATTATGACAAATGGAATGCTACGCAGTTTTCGCAAAATATGGAGAAATACAATTTCACAGTCGTGGAAATACCGCAGTACATCAACCATTTAACTGGTCCAACAAAAGGACTCAGAAAAGCGGTGTTTGGCAAAAACCTAATGCACTTTGACGACCCATTATTAAATTGGGCGATGGGTAACGCGGTTCAAAAAGTGAGTGAACAGGAAAATATCATGCTCGACAAATCGAAATCTACTGAACGAATTGATCCGGCGGCGGCAATTATTAATGCATTTGCTAGGGCTATGTTTGGAGAAGTAGAAATTATTGACGTTTCCGAATTTGCCGAAGAGGACTTTCTTGGCATGTTATGGGATTAA
- a CDS encoding phage terminase small subunit P27 family, whose product MAGRNKQPLAVIQGKGKSKHLTKSEKERRADHEKKMRGSTDNVVAPSYLTAAQKREFDQISSELMRLEIFSDLDVDALARYLDSKYQYLLIVKEMRKIKPTETITNPDGKKMTFANEDYPKLARVKNTLFTECRAAAADLGLTISSRLKLVIPTPEKKEESEFEKKFGDV is encoded by the coding sequence ATGGCGGGAAGAAATAAACAACCGTTAGCAGTGATCCAAGGAAAAGGGAAATCCAAGCACCTGACTAAATCAGAAAAAGAACGACGTGCGGATCATGAGAAAAAAATGCGTGGCTCGACAGATAACGTTGTAGCTCCATCGTATTTGACGGCGGCGCAAAAAAGAGAGTTTGATCAAATATCATCCGAACTAATGCGGCTTGAAATATTCAGCGATCTTGATGTAGATGCACTTGCTAGATACTTAGATTCAAAGTATCAGTATCTTTTGATTGTGAAAGAAATGCGGAAAATAAAGCCTACTGAAACAATTACAAATCCAGACGGGAAGAAAATGACTTTTGCGAATGAAGATTATCCAAAATTGGCGCGGGTAAAAAATACGCTATTTACAGAGTGTCGTGCGGCAGCGGCAGATTTAGGTTTAACGATTTCTTCACGTCTGAAATTAGTTATTCCTACGCCAGAAAAGAAAGAAGAGTCGGAGTTCGAAAAGAAATTCGGTGATGTCTAA
- a CDS encoding HNH endonuclease encodes MKRPLRPCSHPACGNLTRTRYCEDHEHKQAEQQAARHRHYDEHKRDKSGAAFYKSQEWERAREHALRRDHGLCQHCLQDKHIQSADMVDHIIPIKIAYHLRIYHLNLQSLCNRCHAVKTAEDRLKYDFKS; translated from the coding sequence ATCAAACGACCACTAAGACCATGCAGTCATCCGGCGTGTGGCAACCTGACGCGTACACGCTACTGCGAGGACCATGAGCACAAGCAAGCAGAGCAACAGGCAGCGAGGCACCGGCACTATGACGAACACAAGAGGGACAAGTCAGGGGCAGCCTTCTACAAGTCACAGGAGTGGGAGCGTGCAAGGGAGCATGCGCTAAGACGTGACCACGGGCTATGTCAACACTGCCTACAAGATAAGCACATCCAGAGCGCCGACATGGTAGACCATATTATCCCGATTAAAATTGCGTACCATTTGCGAATTTATCATTTGAATTTACAATCGTTGTGCAACAGGTGTCATGCTGTCAAAACAGCTGAAGACAGATTGAAATACGATTTCAAATCATAA